A genomic window from Thunnus maccoyii chromosome 2, fThuMac1.1, whole genome shotgun sequence includes:
- the LOC121905918 gene encoding synaptogyrin-1-like isoform X2, which translates to MEPAGAYGAAKAGSVTFDPVAFFTYPRTLLRLLSWVFSMVVFSCIVNEGYINIGSERLLCVFNNNADACNYGVTVGVTCFLGSIFFLILDIYFPSISNVKDRRRAVLLDLVFSGLASFLWFVGFCFLANQWQATSPDELPLAQGSDAARATIAFCFFSILTWGYQCLLEMNRFKNISFMEDKQRLLPRTPPTLSLV; encoded by the exons ATGGAGCCAGCGGGCGCGTACGGCGCCGCGAAGGCCGGGAGCGTCACCTTCGATCCGGTCGCCTTCTTCACGTATCCCCGCACCCTCCTCAGGCTGCTTTCGTGG GTTTTCTCCATGGTGGTTTTCAGCTGCATCGTGAATGAGGGCTACATCAACATCGGCAGTGAGCGTCTGCTCTGCGTCTTCAACAACAACGCCGATGCCTGTAACTATGGTGTCACTGTGGGCGTGACCTGTTTCCTTGGTAGCATCTTTTTCCTGATCCTGGACATTTATTTTCCCTCCATCAGCAATGTCAAGGACAGAAGACGCGCCGTCCTGCTGGACCTCGTTTTCTCTG GCCTCGCCAGCTTCCTGTGGTTCGTTGGCTTCTGTTTTCTGGCCAATCAGTGGCAGGCTACCTCTCCAGATGAGCTGCCATTGGCCCAGGGCTCCGACGCTGCCAGAGCCACCATCGCTTTCTGCTTCTTCTCCATCCTCACCTGG GGCTATCAGTGTCTGCTGGAAATGAACAGATTTAAGAACATTTCCTTCATGGAGGACAAGCAGAGGCTCCTGCCGAGGACCCCTCCCACCCTCTCTTTagtctaa
- the zgc:136472 gene encoding protein disulfide-isomerase isoform X2 — translation MRRLLLLGVTAFCLCVLVAADTQSDRQGDKSFPEEDGVLQLKKGNFNRALKKYKQLLVHFYAPLSGDGHRVSEAFNGAAAELQGSKVKFAVVDMAKEKDLVKELNAAGLPAIRLYISGDKNNPVLCPIPRNSASIVTWMKRRAGSATDLIADLSQSEDSDELQVVGIFKDLNSEYVQVFYDAAIDLPDVKFVVTQNDEVISKYDLAHDVVMLLKKSELIQAYKMMSQTSKEELIIFITVYQMDPVTEYSGQTATQILTSPVLSHAILFVNKSSDFQEIYSAFKSTAESFRLKILFVMVNVDEPRNGRLMEYFRVRDFEAPLIRLVNLTDHLTYHLPSDTLDGATIKKFCQSYLDGKAKPKMQSEPIPEGWDKQPVKELVGTTLEKVAFNPDKTVFVLFYLPYSKKSQALFPLWEELAEAYKEQEDVVIARMDPSANDINLSMQEPYPSLCFFPALHAERMVVYTGKRKLKSLVKFIDKEMKKAKKDRVKEDEERKKYIEAAKAEDAKKANKTKDEL, via the exons ATGAGGAGACTGTTGCTGCTGGGGGTGACGgccttctgtctctgtgtgttagTCGCCGCTGACACACAGTCCGACCGACAGGGAGACAAATCATTCCCAGAGGAGGATGGAGTTTTGCAGCTGAAGAAGGGGAATTTCAACAGGGCGCTGAAAAAATACAAGCAGCTACTGGTGCACTTCT ATGCTCCTCTATCTGGAGATGGCCATCGTGTGTCAGAAGCATTCaatggagctgcagcagagcttcaggggtcaaaggtcaaatttGCAGTGGTTGATATGGCAAAGGAGAAGGACCTGGTTAAAGAACTCAATGCAGCAGGCCTCCCAGCCATCAGACTGTACATCTCTGGAGATAAAAACAACCCTGTGCTCTGCCCCA TTCCTCGGAACTCGGCTTCTATTGTGACCTGGATGAAGAGGAGGGCGGGGTCTGCCACTGACCTCATCGCTGATCTTAGCCAATCAGAGGACTCAGATGAGCTGCAAGTGGTTGGGATCTTTAAG gATCTGAACTCTGAGTACGTCCAGGTGTTTTATGACGCAGCAATCGACCTTCCTGATGTTAAATTTGTTGTGACACAAAACGATGAGGTCATCAGCAAATATGATCTCGCACATGATGTTGTAATGCTGCTCAAAAAG tCTGAGCTCATCCAGGCTTACAAAATGATGTCTCAGACGTCTAAAGAAGAGCTGATCATCTTTATCACTGTCTACCAGATGGATCCAGTCACTGAGTACTCTGGACAG ACAGCCACTCAGATCTTAACATCACCTGTATTAAGCCACGCCATCCTGTTTGTCAACAAAAGCTCAGACTTTCAAGAGATCTACTCTGCCTTTAAAAGCACTGCAGAATCATTCAGGCTGAAG atTTTGTTTGTGATGGTGAACGTTGATGAGCCTCGTAACGGCAGGTTGATGGAGTACTTCCGAGTTCGAGATTTTGAGGCTCCTCTCATCCGACTGGTCAACCTGACAGACCATTTGACCTACCACCTGCCCTCTGACACTCTGGATGGAGCGACCATAAAGAAATTCTGCCAGTCGTACCTCGACGGCAAGGCCAAG CCAAAGATGCAGAGTGAGCCGATACCTGAAGGATGGGACAAACAGCCGGTGAAGGAGCTGGTGGGAACGACACTGGAGAAAGTTGCCTTTAACCCCGACAAgactgtttttgtcttgttct ATCTACCCTACAGTAAAAAGTCCCAAGCTCTGTTCCCGCTGTGGGAGGAGCTAGCCGAGGCCTACAAGGAGCAAGAGGATGTGGTCATCGCTCGCATGGACCCGTCAGCCAACGACATCAACTTGTCGATGCAGGAACCCTACCCATCGCTCTGCTTCTTTCCTGCTCTACATGCAGAGAGG ATGGTTGTTTACACTGGTAAGCGGAAGCTGAAGAGTCTGGTTAAGTTTATCgataaagagatgaagaaagcCAAAAAAGACAGAGTTAAG gaggatgaagagaggaagaagtaCATCGAGGCCGCAAAAGCTGAAGATGCAAAAAAAGCCAACAAAACCAAAGATGAGCTTTAA
- the zgc:136472 gene encoding protein disulfide-isomerase isoform X1, which produces MQFQCSSAHLQPHRRLIIQIAADTQSDRQGDKSFPEEDGVLQLKKGNFNRALKKYKQLLVHFYAPLSGDGHRVSEAFNGAAAELQGSKVKFAVVDMAKEKDLVKELNAAGLPAIRLYISGDKNNPVLCPIPRNSASIVTWMKRRAGSATDLIADLSQSEDSDELQVVGIFKDLNSEYVQVFYDAAIDLPDVKFVVTQNDEVISKYDLAHDVVMLLKKSELIQAYKMMSQTSKEELIIFITVYQMDPVTEYSGQTATQILTSPVLSHAILFVNKSSDFQEIYSAFKSTAESFRLKILFVMVNVDEPRNGRLMEYFRVRDFEAPLIRLVNLTDHLTYHLPSDTLDGATIKKFCQSYLDGKAKPKMQSEPIPEGWDKQPVKELVGTTLEKVAFNPDKTVFVLFYLPYSKKSQALFPLWEELAEAYKEQEDVVIARMDPSANDINLSMQEPYPSLCFFPALHAERMVVYTGKRKLKSLVKFIDKEMKKAKKDRVKEDEERKKYIEAAKAEDAKKANKTKDEL; this is translated from the exons TCGCCGCTGACACACAGTCCGACCGACAGGGAGACAAATCATTCCCAGAGGAGGATGGAGTTTTGCAGCTGAAGAAGGGGAATTTCAACAGGGCGCTGAAAAAATACAAGCAGCTACTGGTGCACTTCT ATGCTCCTCTATCTGGAGATGGCCATCGTGTGTCAGAAGCATTCaatggagctgcagcagagcttcaggggtcaaaggtcaaatttGCAGTGGTTGATATGGCAAAGGAGAAGGACCTGGTTAAAGAACTCAATGCAGCAGGCCTCCCAGCCATCAGACTGTACATCTCTGGAGATAAAAACAACCCTGTGCTCTGCCCCA TTCCTCGGAACTCGGCTTCTATTGTGACCTGGATGAAGAGGAGGGCGGGGTCTGCCACTGACCTCATCGCTGATCTTAGCCAATCAGAGGACTCAGATGAGCTGCAAGTGGTTGGGATCTTTAAG gATCTGAACTCTGAGTACGTCCAGGTGTTTTATGACGCAGCAATCGACCTTCCTGATGTTAAATTTGTTGTGACACAAAACGATGAGGTCATCAGCAAATATGATCTCGCACATGATGTTGTAATGCTGCTCAAAAAG tCTGAGCTCATCCAGGCTTACAAAATGATGTCTCAGACGTCTAAAGAAGAGCTGATCATCTTTATCACTGTCTACCAGATGGATCCAGTCACTGAGTACTCTGGACAG ACAGCCACTCAGATCTTAACATCACCTGTATTAAGCCACGCCATCCTGTTTGTCAACAAAAGCTCAGACTTTCAAGAGATCTACTCTGCCTTTAAAAGCACTGCAGAATCATTCAGGCTGAAG atTTTGTTTGTGATGGTGAACGTTGATGAGCCTCGTAACGGCAGGTTGATGGAGTACTTCCGAGTTCGAGATTTTGAGGCTCCTCTCATCCGACTGGTCAACCTGACAGACCATTTGACCTACCACCTGCCCTCTGACACTCTGGATGGAGCGACCATAAAGAAATTCTGCCAGTCGTACCTCGACGGCAAGGCCAAG CCAAAGATGCAGAGTGAGCCGATACCTGAAGGATGGGACAAACAGCCGGTGAAGGAGCTGGTGGGAACGACACTGGAGAAAGTTGCCTTTAACCCCGACAAgactgtttttgtcttgttct ATCTACCCTACAGTAAAAAGTCCCAAGCTCTGTTCCCGCTGTGGGAGGAGCTAGCCGAGGCCTACAAGGAGCAAGAGGATGTGGTCATCGCTCGCATGGACCCGTCAGCCAACGACATCAACTTGTCGATGCAGGAACCCTACCCATCGCTCTGCTTCTTTCCTGCTCTACATGCAGAGAGG ATGGTTGTTTACACTGGTAAGCGGAAGCTGAAGAGTCTGGTTAAGTTTATCgataaagagatgaagaaagcCAAAAAAGACAGAGTTAAG gaggatgaagagaggaagaagtaCATCGAGGCCGCAAAAGCTGAAGATGCAAAAAAAGCCAACAAAACCAAAGATGAGCTTTAA
- the LOC121905918 gene encoding synaptogyrin-3-like isoform X1, whose translation MEPAGAYGAAKAGSVTFDPVAFFTYPRTLLRLLSWVFSMVVFSCIVNEGYINIGSERLLCVFNNNADACNYGVTVGVTCFLGSIFFLILDIYFPSISNVKDRRRAVLLDLVFSGLASFLWFVGFCFLANQWQATSPDELPLAQGSDAARATIAFCFFSILTWAVLTLSALRRFLSGSNTNLFTWQHLEPVPSNARATPYPIANGATIVTTNPYQAPPFTETLDPQKLTQQRPMAPAF comes from the exons ATGGAGCCAGCGGGCGCGTACGGCGCCGCGAAGGCCGGGAGCGTCACCTTCGATCCGGTCGCCTTCTTCACGTATCCCCGCACCCTCCTCAGGCTGCTTTCGTGG GTTTTCTCCATGGTGGTTTTCAGCTGCATCGTGAATGAGGGCTACATCAACATCGGCAGTGAGCGTCTGCTCTGCGTCTTCAACAACAACGCCGATGCCTGTAACTATGGTGTCACTGTGGGCGTGACCTGTTTCCTTGGTAGCATCTTTTTCCTGATCCTGGACATTTATTTTCCCTCCATCAGCAATGTCAAGGACAGAAGACGCGCCGTCCTGCTGGACCTCGTTTTCTCTG GCCTCGCCAGCTTCCTGTGGTTCGTTGGCTTCTGTTTTCTGGCCAATCAGTGGCAGGCTACCTCTCCAGATGAGCTGCCATTGGCCCAGGGCTCCGACGCTGCCAGAGCCACCATCGCTTTCTGCTTCTTCTCCATCCTCACCTGG GCTGTCCTGACGCTGAGTGCACTGCGGCGCTTCTTGTCCGGCTCCAACACGAACTTGTTCACATGGCAACACCTGGAGCCCGTCCCCAGCAACGCTCGAGCTACACCGTACCCCATTGCTAATGGCGCTACCATAGTAACCACCAACCCCTATCAAGCCCCGCCCTTCACTGAAACCCTGGACCCCCAGAAACTCACACAGCAGAGACCCATGGCTCCGGCCTtctag